The genomic window taaaatcataggtccatGATATATTTATTACAGTTACTGGAGTGGACATGATTCAGAATATAAAACTGGCAACGTGCTCACAAGAAGTACAATACTTGTGTATACAGGACCATGACAACTCTTTGATGATAAAGGTAATTTCCAAGGAAATGTTCTATGTTTGACAATCAGCTTTAGGGCCTTCTCTCTACTTTTAAGGCCAAAAAGATGTTTTTCAAACGAGTTAAATTCAAAACTGGTATTATCAGACTTCCAAGTTGTAAAGGTGATTACTGAAAGAGTATTTTGTGGAAGGATGaggtcaaaaaattttttaaaaggacagaTTTCTCAGCAACAGATACATATTTATGATCCTGTGAAAAAAAAGAGGGTAATATTGACCCAGTCCTGTATCCATAAATTTGAGTTTTTATAAACACAGGCAATAAGGGAAACAACATCAACCAGAACAGATGTATATTTCTTCACCTCCCCTTACCAAAGTAGATGTTATTCAATCAAATCTGTTTCCACAAGGTCAAAGAACCAAGAATTCATTCAGAAGCTGTTAAAATACTGGCACCAATGCAAAAAGCCTTTCTTATTGCAACAAGTTTCCCTTATGAGCTTAGTGACAGAAAGCAATGACACCTTGGAGTTGCATAGCACTTTTTGAAAGCACTGTCATGATATCATCATCATCTACTTTGATGATAAAAACACCCCTATGAGGTAGGCAGATCAGATACTACATATGTTAGATGAggaatggagagacagagaggtgaGTGAACTATTTAAATGTGGACAATAGGGGCAAAATTAGAAGCCAGGAATAGTTGTGCTGCCGTGCACAGAAACACAATCATAacagaaactttttcttcactaAGTAACTACAGAAAGAACAGCTTTAAACCTTagttttattctatttctaatatattagtttttgaaaaaatattttatgtggtCATATGTACATGTCTATGTACCTTTAAATATATGCTGCTGTTTACATGCACAGTTAAGTaactctgtgtatatatacaaggATGTATCAGCATGTGAACACATGTgggtacacacatacacacacagatttgCATTAGACCTAAAAAACAGTACCAAGGACTATTGATGTGGGCTAAGATTGATGTGGGCTAAGAGGCAGCAAGATGGTGAATAACACAAGATGTTTTGTTCTTATTTGAACGAAAAAGGGAATTTTCTGACTTTACATGCATACAATATTTAACACATTGATAAAACAAGAGCATTTCCAATAAATCTGCAAACACAAAATAAAGGTGAGATTGATCAGTAGTCTGTAGGACATGTCAaccaaagtatataaatataggAAATTACATGAGTATGCTCTTTAAAGTGAAAAAACATTTACACTGTCTCATTTTCCCAGAATATAACAAAAAGACATATCAAATTGTATGCTTGTATgtacatttcatattttctatatGAATTTAAAACCAATGTGAATTACAAACAAAAGTGAGAACTTTAATAAATACATCTTTCTAGACAGAACAACCATGCAAAAAGACTAGATCCCTGACACAATGTGCATTTAATGTTCTTAGTTTAAACTTATCTTACATTCTAATACtctcatcatttcctttttaatgataTTAAATGATGTTCCAACCTGGTAACAGATATTACATGGGAAAAATtgttaagagaaaaataaagatatttgatAATAGTTTCCCCAAgacaatcaaataaatatttcccaaattcaTGTCAATACACCTACATACATACCCTCTACACAGGGTACCAATTTGAAGAAGTAAATAAAAGAGGAATTGGTGAATCAGAAGCCTTCTTCAGTTTGTCATAATTACTACAGATTCAGAATGTATCCAAAAAATGAAGATCCAAGGTAGTCACTAGATTCTTGGTTACTTAATTTCTTTGGAGCAGTGGAGAAGGATGATGGTATTAGGATCTATATTATggttaatttgtcttttttaacaaatgagttttctcttttaataCCCTACCTAGATAACCCTGGCCTGGAATTTTCATgtgattttcttataaaatttataCTGATTTGGCTAAGTTTGGGGGGATATATGATatactttgaaataaatttttggtAATAAATATCCGGTTTTTTGTGACTAAAGGAGAAGACTGAgagaatagaaaattattttcaaggtGACGTACATCTAACCATCCTGAAAAAGAGATCCTGTTTGTAGAAGCTCCCAGAGGAGATTGCATAACTCCCTCAGTCATTTTAATGCTTAATGAGCCTTATGGTCCAGAAAATTTCCTATGTATCTAATGGTATGACCATAGCAGTAACTAAGCCAACTCTTACACAAAGACCATCTTCAAATCTGATTAATAAGCTGGGATTTTAGACAGAATAATcaggaaatccaagaaaaaagggAGATCTTTTCCTCAGTCAGATTTccctattttcaaaaaaaaaaaaaaaaaagctgacataAAATTCTATGAGGTTCTGACCTGCCCTGTGACAAAAGCATGCtgtcctttgttgttgtttttaaactgAAGAGGAATATACCAATTAGGAGAACACAATCATTCATATTTATAAACACAACCTTTGTTGGATAGGGTGTCAGGCATTGCACCTCGCTAGAGAGATAACCTGACATTCTCCTTGCCAGTCTCTGCACAAACATACATGCACATTCACACAGGTATTCCATACTCCAAGGGCACACAGAACAAGCTAGCTGGCAGAGAGTAGGGGGTGCACTTGCAGGGATAACTTCCTGTCCACTCAAAGGTATGTGCAGTATTGTTACAGGTGGTCTGAGCAAGCACCAAGCAGACCCCAGAAAATAAGACCAGAGGCTGGTACAGACCAGGAGAGACACCATCTTACTACTGGTCCCTTTAAGACTCAGCAGGGACTTTCAGGTTTGGATTTCTGTTCTGTGGCTCACTTTTTTGCCTCTGTATGGGGGTTTCCGAGTCATCGGGTGACTTCAAGTCTGCTCTTTCTGCTGGATCACTGCGTTTCTGCCTCTTACATGGAAAACAAAGACATCTGAAACATGTCAACAGGCCTTGAGAAATACTAAAGGAGAAGAGCTTTTTGCAAGGGTGGAAAAACTGGTAAAACACTAGCATGAAGAGGATGGCTGTGCAATATGCAATCAGCAGCTTCAGAATGAGCAAGGGAGCACACACGTGTATGTAAATATCTGTCTTGTAGATGTACCACATGAGGAGGAGGAACGCATTCTCAATGAACCTCACCATATAATAGACTGTTAACCTATACCAGTTCTGGGACTTATTAATCAAGTCAGGACTGTTGATCTTCAGTTGGACTGCAGACCAACAGAACATGTTGATACCTGCATACAGGAAGGTGAGGGAGCACAGCACTATGGTGGTTCCCAGTCTGCTCATGGTCTTGATATTCTCTGGAAAAGGAGAGCCACTCCTCCAGAAGAGAATCCAGGGAtagaaaaaaaagccaaataaatTGAGGAGCACCACTGGGAGGACCCAGATCCGGAGCACGGAGCTGAAAAGGACCAGAACCCCAACCCGTGTGGCAATCTCAAAACTCCGCCAGAGGAAGATGCATAAATAGGCTGCAGGCTTCACGTGGATCTCATAATCATCATACTTGATCTTGATAGCCAGGATGTTGCAACGCAAGGCCCCATACACAATGGACAGCAGGGAGAGTGCCATGAAGGTACCTGTAAGACAAAAGATGAAGGAGGCTCAAGTACCAGCTCATATATAAAGCCTTACAGAAACCTCCATGAAGAGGAGATTTTGGGAAGATTGATTCATGAAGCCACAAGTACTTACTAAGCACTTGCTGCCGAGTGCCAGATGTTATGTTACATGGTACACaccaaagacagaaatgaaacagtccctgccttcaaaggcATTATAGTCTACTGGGGAAACAGAGCATGCCCAGATATAAAGTAATTTGGGGAGACACTACCAGTTGGGGAATGGGGATTGGGCTCCTAGAGGAGATGGAAGTTGATTAAAGTTGTGAAGGGAACTAgagcttttaaaaagaagaggggTGGAGGGGGGTCCCCTCACAGGCACTGAGGATGGTGTGCACAAAGGTATATAGAGGTGGGATGTCTTCTGTGTCACAAAATACCACTCCCCTACCGAGGAGAGAGTGGAAAAAGCTGCTGGGCCCGGTCAGACCCCTTTGTTGTGTTCCATGAATAGAGGCTTAAAGGAACAGGTAATTGTTTTCTCCCACTCTGGCGAAGACTGAAAAGTTCTGAAACTTGACTATAAATTCAAGGATTTACAGTCTCAGATAAATGAAGTTTTCTCCCTGCCTGGAAGGGAATGAGAATGTTGTGAGCACTAAGCCAGAGAAAGGTAGGAGCAAGGttcatctatttttctctccAGCTTTGGATGTAAAGGCAAAAGCATCCACCACATACACAAACTGCAACCAAGAAGAATAGGCAGCGGtgatgggaagggagggagtagagagggag from Sminthopsis crassicaudata isolate SCR6 chromosome 3, ASM4859323v1, whole genome shotgun sequence includes these protein-coding regions:
- the XK gene encoding endoplasmic reticulum membrane adapter protein XK: MKFPGSVLVSVFLFVAENAFALYLSSIYSLAGDSIWLTLTLLFSLLPCVLVQLTLIFVHRDLKRDRPLVLLLHLLQLGPLIRCVEVFCIYFQAGRVEEPYVSITKKRQIPKNGLTEEIEKEVGRSEGKLFTHRSAFSRASVIQAFLGSAPQLTLQLYISILQQSITIGRSTFMALSLLSIVYGALRCNILAIKIKYDDYEIHVKPAAYLCIFLWRSFEIATRVGVLVLFSSVLRIWVLPVVLLNLFGFFFYPWILFWRSGSPFPENIKTMSRLGTTIVLCSLTFLYAGINMFCWSAVQLKINSPDLINKSQNWYRLTVYYMVRFIENAFLLLMWYIYKTDIYIHVCAPLLILKLLIAYCTAILFMLVFYQFFHPCKKLFSFSISQGLLTCFRCLCFPCKRQKRSDPAERADLKSPDDSETPIQRQKSEPQNRNPNLKVPAES